The DNA sequence CCCACTTCGGGACAATGAAATGTTTGAGGTGTGTAAGATCCTGGGGTCTGGCTGGGCTTCACACTAAAGAGGGAGTTGGTCCCTGATGCTAGGAGGGCACTTGGAGAACAACCAGGGGCTTGAGGGTCCCTTCTCTGCACTTACATTTCCTGCTACTCCTGTCTCTTGCCACTCAATCCCAGATCCGTATTGACAAACTTGTAGATAAGTGGTCGGGCTCCATCGAGATTGGTGTCACTACCCACAACCCCAACAGTTTGGAGTATCCAGCCACCATGACCAACCTCCAGTCAGGTACCAACCCTGGGCAAGGTTTGGGTTTACTGGGGGAAAGAACCCTATACGCTAACCAGATAGCCACCTCTACCCAGGCACCATCATGATGAGTGGCTGTGGGATCCTAACTAATGGCAAGGGTACCCGCCGGGAATACTGTGAATTCAGTCTGGACGAGTTGCAGGTAAGTGTGGGGCACGGCACCCTTGGCCCCTCCAGGAGAGCCCTGGGTACTCTGTCTCTGGGTGCTGCCTGTGATGCAGAGCGGGTTTGTCCAACATGATCCCAAGAGAGCTGGGAATGCACCCCGCCACATCTGTAGAGAACAGTGTCACGTTGCAGAGTCGAGAGGTTGGGTGCTCCGATGCAGCAGGCCCTTCTGTTTGCACGTGGGTCCTTCTGAGAGAGCTGTGCAGCCATGGTGCTCTACAGGAAGCCGCTGAGGCTCAGTGTTCTCCTTTGCAGCTGGGGGTGGAACCCGGGACCCTAGGCATGCCAGgcagtgttctgccactgagcaaCATCACCAGTCCCTATAGCGCTTCTGATTCTGGAAGGATTTGTTGTTTGTAAGATGATTTGGCTCAGTACCTGATTCACTCTGAACATTTAGATGTGAAAATTGTCGTATCTGGAAAAGACCTAGGCCCTGCCCATCCTCAAGAGTGGTCTGACATTGATGTGAATTTACTTGGGAGCTGGTCTCCTGTGGAACAGGGTGGCGGGAAGGATCTTAGGACTGCTGTGGAGTCTGAATCTGCCCATGGCTAGATTCCAGACTGagctttttgttcttttctggaTAGGAGGGTGACCATATTGGCCTCACAAGGAAGTCCAACTCTGCCTTGCACTTCTTCATTAATGGCATTGATCAGGGTAAGGTGATATTCAGAAGAGCTGTCAACGGGGCTCCCTACCTTGTCCTCCTTCCTCGGTGGTGCTTGTTCTTGAACTCGACTCTTCCCTTACTCTCTTTTCTGCCACAGGTGTAGCTACCCCATTGACACCACCTGTGGTGTATGGTGTGGTAGACTTGTACGGGATGGCTGTGAAGGTGACCATTGTCCACAATAATAACCACAGTGACCGTCTGCGTCGGAACAATGCCATCCTGCGGGCTCTGTCCCCCGAGGGCGCTCTCCGCCGCGCTGCTCCTGCTACCCAGGCAGAACCTGAGCGCCTACTCTTCCACCCCAACTGTGGGCAGAAGGCAGCCATCACCCACGAGGGACGCACTGCCCTGAGGCCCCAGTATGACCCGTGGGTTGGAGAGAAGCCTGTAGAAGGGGCCCTAATGGGGCTTGGGGGTGGGAGACAGGGAACGTGGTTTGGCAGTTGTGGGCAGAAAGGTGGGGAATTTCTTAGTGTGATGTCTGGTTGGTTGGCTTGGGGCAGTTGGTGTCAGGCAGGTATTGTTGGTCTAAGCCTTGGCAACACTCAAGAGTCCCTGCTTGTGTCCTCAGTGCCACTGATGACTTCAATCATGGCGTGGTACTGAGCAGCAGAGCACTCCGGGACGGAGAGGTGTTCCAGGTGCGCATTGACAAGATGGTGGACAAATGGGCTGGCTCTATTGAGATTGGTGTCACCACTCATAACCCTGCCTATCTCCAGTTGCCCTCTACTATGACCAACTTGCGCTCTGGTGAGCTCCCACAGAGGGCAGGGCTGGGTCCTAGAGAGGAAGCTGTCCCCAAGGTCCTAGCCCTTACCTTCTCTCATTGTCTGCCACTCTGTGTCCCCTTAGGGACCTGGATGATGACAGGGAATGGCGTAATGCACAATGGAACAACCATTCTGGATGAATATGGACACAACCTAGACCGCCTaaaggtgagagaatgggcacagtgcCTGGGCACATCAATGGGGGAGCCAGTGAGGCGGGGTGGATGCAGGATCATCCCAGGCAGGAACACTGCCTGACTCCTCACTGcagccctccccccttcctccaaGGCAGGGGACACGGTGGGCGTGGTACGGAGGGAGGACGGGACTCTGCACTTCTTTGTCAATGGGATGACTCAGGGCCCTGCTGCCTGGAATGTGCCCCCGGGTGTCTACGCTGTCGTTGATCTCTATGGCCAGGCTGCCCAGGCCACCATTGTGGACGACGTGGGTGAGAGCCGGGCAGGGCTGGGGCAGGGTTAGGGTGGCCTTGGGAAGCCTTAGCAATACCTAGAGACCTAATGAGTGATGTCTGCTCTTTCAGAGGTGCCTCCAGTCCCTGAGCCACTCCCTGAAGGGAACAACCAGGTGTCTCCAAGTTCCCCTTCCTCAGCCGCTGGAGGCTCCGACCTGCGCTTCCACCAGCTGCACGGCAGCAATGCCGTCATCACTAACGGAGGCCGCACCGCTCTCCGCCATAACTGCCGCAGCGAATTCAACGATGCCATTGTCATTTCCAACCGGTCAGTCTCTGTACTTCCCTATCCCTACTGTCCTGCTTGCCCACTTAAGTGGGGTCTTAGTGATCCCCACTTTTCCTGATAGGGCCCTCCGGGATGGAGAACTGTTTGAAATTGTCATTCAGAAGATGGTAGATCGCTGGTCAGGCTCCATTGAAGCTGGTGAGGACTCCTGTGTGGGTTGAGGAGTGCCAGGTACCTGGGTCCTAGAGGGCCATTGCTCACCTTTGGTTGCCTTCTCCCAGGAGTGACTGCTATTCGGCCTGAAGACCTGGAATTTCCTAACACCATGACGGACATTGACTATGATACGTGGATGCTGAGGTTCTGATGTCTGCTCTTGGAGCCAGCttggcagggctgggtggagctcTCTGGGGTCAGGGAAACTAAGTATGGTTTGGGCTTATGGTGTCCAAGGGCACTGGCAGACATTGGGGACCTTCTTTTTAGTTCTGGGAACCCTTCTCCAGGCAACCTGCACAAGAGTTCTTGGTTGTCCCTGTGGTGTTGAGGGAGGGATCCTAGGGACGTGGGGCATAGGAATGGACCTCAGACCAAGATCACCACCCCGCCAAGGCACTGGAGAGTTTGggcaggcagatacagagaagggACCAGTGCAGTGATGAAGCTGTGAGGGTGACTGGCCCCTTTGTCCAACCTCAGTGGTACAGCCATCATGCAAGATGGTAACACAATGCGGAACAACTACGGATGTGATCTGGACGCCCTGGGCACCGGGGCGCGTATTGGCATGATGCGAACTGCCAAGGGGGACCTGCACTACTTCATCAACGGCCAGGACCAAGGCGCTGCCTGCTCAGGCTTGCCTCCGGGTAAAGGTGACTACTCTGTGGCTTCCAGCCTGCCACCCTTGGCTCAGGTTACCCAGAAATTCGGCCTTCTGATGCCTGCCTTCTCCCATACAGAAGTGTATGCCGTTGTGGATCTCTATGGCCAGTGTGTCCAAGTATCCATCACCAATGCTACAGGGCCCATGGACAATAGCCTGGCGACCAGCAATACTGCCACTGAGAAGTCATTCCCTCTTCACTCCCCAGGTACCTGTTGTGAGCCTAAGGAAGACTGTTTGGGGGAAGGAGCAGCCCTGGTGACAACCAGTTCAGAAGTGTGGCAGGGGACATTGATCCTAAGTGGGTACTGAGACTATGACGATGTCTGCACTTGGAGCCAGCGTGTCAGGGCTGGGATGGGGTGCTGAGTAAGGTTGAGACCTGTGGTGGTCATGGGCACTGTCCGACCTCGAGGATCTGGTTGCCCCTTCTGTTCAGGAACTAGGAACACAGAGCTTAGTTACTTTCCTGCCATCCAGGGGTCCGGATGCCATGCAGTGGCATCTTGGGTCAGGGAATGAGTCTAACCATGCTGAAAGGTATCAGGAAGTCTTGACGAATGATGGTAGAGAGGACCTTAGTGTCAGCTTTCTGTATCATCTAAAAGCTTCGCCCTGCATCCCGTCTGAAGCTAGCTGCCTTAACCCTACCCCTTTCTTTGGCCGTTGTCTATAGTGGCGGGTGTGGCTCATCGATTCCACAGCACGTGTGGCAAGAATGTCACTCTGGAGGAAGATGGCACAAGGGCAGTGCGAGTGGCTGGCTATGCTCATGGTCTTGTCTTTAGCACCAAGGAGCTCAAAACTGAAGAAGTCTTTGAGGTGAGCTGTGGAGAAGTGAAAGGGGCTTTGCCAGGCCATCAGACGGGGCCAGCGAATGTTCTTTCTCTCGCAGGTGAAAGTGGAAGCGCTGGATGAGAAGTGGGCAGGTTCCCTCCGGCTGGGGCTGACCACACTAGCACCAGGGGAGATTGGGCCTGGAGCAGGTGGTGGCCCAGGATTGCCGCCTTCCCTGCCAGAACTGCGAACTAAGACCACCTGGATAGTGTCTAGCTGTGAAGTGAAGCGCGATGGGCAGCTCCAGAGGATGAACTATGGCCGTGACCTAGAGAGGCTGGGGGTGAGGCAGCTGACCGCAGGGCTGGCCGTGTGGGGTCGGGGCGGGAGGAGAGGCGAGAGTGGGCTGAGCGTCCTTCCTATCTCACCTTCGAGCTAGGTGGGGAGCCGTGTGGGCATTTGTCGGGGGGCAGATGACACAATGCACATCCTGGTGGATGGAGAGGATATGGGGCCTGCAGCCACCGGCATTGCCAAGGTAAACATAAGAGCTTTGGGTTCTAGGAGAGGGTTGTTGGATGAAGATCTTGTACTGATTTCTGACTTCCTGAGTCTTGTGTCCTCAGAATGTGTGGGCTGTGTTGGATCTGTATGGGCCGGTACGCAGTGTGTCCATTGTCAGTTCCACCAGGCTGGAGGAAGCAGAAGGCACCCAGCCACCTTCTCCCAGCTCTGACACTGGCAGTGAAGGCGAGGAGGACGATGAGGGCGAGGAGCGTGGGCTGGGGGTAAGGCTGTGGTAGGGCCTGCTGGGCATGGGGAAGGGTAGTTGGTGAGCCCCTGGATGCCATGCTCTTGGGTTTTCAACTGGTCCAGCAGAGGCTCAAACTCAAGCTCTGTGTGTACGCCAGTGTGGTAGGTCAGGCCTGCCATTGGCTCCCTGTGTAGCTCAGTCTCTTGCTCTGTACCAGGAACAGAATCAAGTGGGTATTATGCCTACAGTCCTTGAGTTCCTGGAGAACCACGGGAAGAATATCCTCTTGTCCAATGGGAACCGTACAGCCACGCGGGTGTCCAGCTACAATCAGGGCATTGTTGTCCTCAGCCAGCCCTTGGTGCCCCAGCTGCTTGTCCAGGTGTGTACTTCCTCCTGCTTGGCTCCTCTTGACCCATGACGACCCATGGCCAGCTTCCTAGCTGGGATCTTTCTTCAAGTTAAGAGATCATAAAGTTAGCCAGGTGAAAGAAGCTTCTAGGGACACTTAAGACCAAGGTTCAAAGACAAGGATGTTGAGAATAGCTCATTGGTAGGGCAGTTATTTGGCACGTGAAAGACTCCAGGCTTATTTTCCAGCACGTGGGAAAACGGAAGGAAACATCTGAGCCTGGATCGGGTGGGCAAGTGATGGGTCTGTCCAGGAGGCTTGAGTGGAGAGAGCTTCCTCCTCCTGCAGGTGCGGATTGACTTCTTGAACCGACAGTGGACATCTTCCCTTGTCCTGGGAGTCATCACCTGCCCACCCGAGAGGCTCAACTTCCCCGCCTCTGCTTGTGCCCTCAAGCGGTCAGCCTGGCTACTACGGGGCCGTggtgtcttccacaatggcctcAAGGTGAGGAAGGGTGCCAGGAAGAATAGAGAGCCACACAAAAGGGAGAAGTGGAACCTGCAGAAATGGGAACAGGACCACAGGTCTGAAATGGGAGGGGGCATATTATTACCTGGTCAGTCATAAGCCAGGTGCTCCTTCTTGTGCCTTTGCCAGTGAGAACGTTATAATTGGgagtttaaaaacaaagcaaaactggactggagagatggctcagtgggtaaggtgcttgactgcaaagcccacgGACCCAGTTTGAGtgcccagtactcaagtaaagccaggtgcacaaggtgccgCCTGCACCTGTAGTTTGCAGTTTTGCGCAtccgttctttctctctgcctcttattctcactttcaaataaataaaatactttaagaaaaaaaacacttttttcgaggtagggcctcactctggtccaggctgacctggagttcactatgtagtctcagggtggcctggaactcacagggattctcctacctctgcctcccgaatggtgggattaaggtgtgtgccaccacgcctgacttaaaaaaccttattatttatttatttgagagagagagagaatgggcctgccaggacctccagctgatgtaaaacgaactccag is a window from the Jaculus jaculus isolate mJacJac1 chromosome 12, mJacJac1.mat.Y.cur, whole genome shotgun sequence genome containing:
- the Neurl4 gene encoding neuralized-like protein 4 isoform X3 → MVAGSGGSGGSGAGPGPGPGPGPGGGGGPGGGGGPGLGSGGGLGSGGELHPRTGRLVSLSACGRTARRQQPGQEFNHGLVLSREPLRDGRVFTVRIDRKVNSWSGSIEIGVTALDPGVLDFPSSATGLKGGSWVVSGCSVLRDGRSVLEEYGQDLDQLGEGDRVGVERTAAGELRLWVNGRDCGVAATGLPARVWAVVDLYGKCTQITVLPPEPSFSPPAPIPTPSLETLAPPEDSALVDQGTSGDEDFASMELSEVVSNAILSAYNGGLLNVNLSSPPAGDGLETSGAATSPILTSNDALLFHEKCGTLIKLSNNNKTAERRRPLDEFNNGVVMTNRPLRDNEMFEIRIDKLVDKWSGSIEIGVTTHNPNSLEYPATMTNLQSGTIMMSGCGILTNGKGTRREYCEFSLDELQEGDHIGLTRKSNSALHFFINGIDQGVATPLTPPVVYGVVDLYGMAVKVTIVHNNNHSDRLRRNNAILRALSPEGALRRAAPATQAEPERLLFHPNCGQKAAITHEGRTALRPHATDDFNHGVVLSSRALRDGEVFQVRIDKMVDKWAGSIEIGVTTHNPAYLQLPSTMTNLRSGTWMMTGNGVMHNGTTILDEYGHNLDRLKAGDTVGVVRREDGTLHFFVNGMTQGPAAWNVPPGVYAVVDLYGQAAQATIVDDVEVPPVPEPLPEGNNQVSPSSPSSAAGGSDLRFHQLHGSNAVITNGGRTALRHNCRSEFNDAIVISNRALRDGELFEIVIQKMVDRWSGSIEAGVTAIRPEDLEFPNTMTDIDYDTWMLSGTAIMQDGNTMRNNYGCDLDALGTGARIGMMRTAKGDLHYFINGQDQGAACSGLPPEVYAVVDLYGQCVQVSITNATGPMDNSLATSNTATEKSFPLHSPVAGVAHRFHSTCGKNVTLEEDGTRAVRVAGYAHGLVFSTKELKTEEVFEVKVEALDEKWAGSLRLGLTTLAPGEIGPGAGGGPGLPPSLPELRTKTTWIVSSCEVKRDGQLQRMNYGRDLERLGVGSRVGICRGADDTMHILVDGEDMGPAATGIAKNVWAVLDLYGPVRSVSIVSSTRLEEAEGTQPPSPSSDTGSEGEEDDEGEERGLGEQNQVGIMPTVLEFLENHGKNILLSNGNRTATRVSSYNQGIVVLSQPLVPQLLVQVRIDFLNRQWTSSLVLGVITCPPERLNFPASACALKRSAWLLRGRGVFHNGLKICEKFGPNLDACPEGTVLGLRLDCSGGLHLHVNGVDQGVAVPDVPQPCHALVDLYGQCEQVTIVTPEPGAASGKGAGTQGDMEKADMVDGIKESVCWGPPPAASPLKSCEYHALCSRFQELLLLPEDYFMPPPKRSLCYCESCRKLRGDEAHRRRGEPPREYALPFGWCRFNLRVNPRLEAGTLTKKWHMAYHGSNVAAIRRVLDRGELGAGTASILSCRPLKGETRVGFEEPGENCAPPREEQPPPVLLSPSLQYAGAEALASKVQFRDPKSQRTHQAQVAFQVCVRPGSYTPGPPSAALREPPDQHFSPAELEWVTKEKGATLLYALLVRVE
- the Neurl4 gene encoding neuralized-like protein 4 isoform X2: MVAGSGGSGGSGAGPGPGPGPGPGGGGGPGGGGGPGLGSGGGLGSGGELHPRTGRLVSLSACGRTARRQQPGQEFNHGLVLSREPLRDGRVFTVRIDRKVNSWSGSIEIGVTALDPGVLDFPSSATGLKGGSWVVSGCSVLRDGRSVLEEYGQDLDQLGEGDRVGVERTAAGELRLWVNGRDCGVAATGLPARVWAVVDLYGKCTQITVLPPEPSFSPPAPIPTPSLETLAPPEDSALVDQGTSGDEAFSVSPAQARPETFPNSLESHNDFASMELSEVVSNAILSAYNGGLLNVNLSSPPAGDGLETSGAATSPILTSNDALLFHEKCGTLIKLSNNNKTAERRRPLDEFNNGVVMTNRPLRDNEMFEIRIDKLVDKWSGSIEIGVTTHNPNSLEYPATMTNLQSGTIMMSGCGILTNGKGTRREYCEFSLDELQEGDHIGLTRKSNSALHFFINGIDQGVATPLTPPVVYGVVDLYGMAVKVTIVHNNNHSDRLRRNNAILRALSPEGALRRAAPATQAEPERLLFHPNCGQKAAITHEGRTALRPHATDDFNHGVVLSSRALRDGEVFQVRIDKMVDKWAGSIEIGVTTHNPAYLQLPSTMTNLRSGTWMMTGNGVMHNGTTILDEYGHNLDRLKAGDTVGVVRREDGTLHFFVNGMTQGPAAWNVPPGVYAVVDLYGQAAQATIVDDVEVPPVPEPLPEGNNQVSPSSPSSAAGGSDLRFHQLHGSNAVITNGGRTALRHNCRSEFNDAIVISNRALRDGELFEIVIQKMVDRWSGSIEAGVTAIRPEDLEFPNTMTDIDYDTWMLSGTAIMQDGNTMRNNYGCDLDALGTGARIGMMRTAKGDLHYFINGQDQGAACSGLPPEVYAVVDLYGQCVQVSITNATGPMDNSLATSNTATEKSFPLHSPVAGVAHRFHSTCGKNVTLEEDGTRAVRVAGYAHGLVFSTKELKTEEVFEVKVEALDEKWAGSLRLGLTTLAPGEIGPGAGGGPGLPPSLPELRTKTTWIVSSCEVKRDGQLQRMNYGRDLERLGVGSRVGICRGADDTMHILVDGEDMGPAATGIAKNVWAVLDLYGPVRSVSIVSSTRLEEAEGTQPPSPSSDTGSEGEEDDEGEERGLGEQNQVGIMPTVLEFLENHGKNILLSNGNRTATRVSSYNQGIVVLSQPLVPQLLVQVRIDFLNRQWTSSLVLGVITCPPERLNFPASACALKRSAWLLRGRGVFHNGLKICEKFGPNLDACPEGTVLGLRLDCSGGLHLHVNGVDQGVAVPDVPQPCHALVDLYGQCEQVTIVTPEPGAASGKGAGTQGDMEKADMVDGIKESVCWGPPPAASPLKSCEYHALCSRFQELLLLPEDYFMPPPKRSLCYCESCRKLRGDEAHRRRGEPPREYALPFGWCRFNLRVNPRLEAGTLTKKWHMAYHGSNVAAIRRVLDRGELGAGTASILSCRPLKGETRVGFEEPGENCAPPREEQPPPVLLSPSLQYAGAEALASKVQFRDPKSQRTHQAQVAFQVCVRPGSYTPGPPSAALREPPDQHFSPAELEWVTKEKGATLLYALLVRVE
- the Neurl4 gene encoding neuralized-like protein 4 isoform X1, whose amino-acid sequence is MVAGSGGSGGSGAGPGPGPGPGPGGGGGPGGGGGPGLGSGGGLGSGGELHPRTGRLVSLSACGRTARRQQPGQEFNHGLVLSREPLRDGRVFTVRIDRKVNSWSGSIEIGVTALDPGVLDFPSSATGLKGGSWVVSGCSVLRDGRSVLEEYGQDLDQLGEGDRVGVERTAAGELRLWVNGRDCGVAATGLPARVWAVVDLYGKCTQITVLPPEPSFSPPAPIPTPSLETLAPPEDSALVDQGTSGDEAFSVSPAQARPETFPNSLESHNDFASMELSEVVSNAILSAYNGGLLNVNLSSPPAGDGLETSGAATSPILTSNDALLFHEKCGTLIKLSNNNKTAERRRPLDEFNNGVVMTNRPLRDNEMFEIRIDKLVDKWSGSIEIGVTTHNPNSLEYPATMTNLQSGTIMMSGCGILTNGKGTRREYCEFSLDELQEGDHIGLTRKSNSALHFFINGIDQGVATPLTPPVVYGVVDLYGMAVKVTIVHNNNHSDRLRRNNAILRALSPEGALRRAAPATQAEPERLLFHPNCGQKAAITHEGRTALRPHATDDFNHGVVLSSRALRDGEVFQVRIDKMVDKWAGSIEIGVTTHNPAYLQLPSTMTNLRSGTWMMTGNGVMHNGTTILDEYGHNLDRLKAGDTVGVVRREDGTLHFFVNGMTQGPAAWNVPPGVYAVVDLYGQAAQATIVDDVEVPPVPEPLPEGNNQVSPSSPSSAAGGSDLRFHQLHGSNAVITNGGRTALRHNCRSEFNDAIVISNRALRDGELFEIVIQKMVDRWSGSIEAGVTAIRPEDLEFPNTMTDIDYDTWMLSGTAIMQDGNTMRNNYGCDLDALGTGARIGMMRTAKGDLHYFINGQDQGAACSGLPPGKEVYAVVDLYGQCVQVSITNATGPMDNSLATSNTATEKSFPLHSPVAGVAHRFHSTCGKNVTLEEDGTRAVRVAGYAHGLVFSTKELKTEEVFEVKVEALDEKWAGSLRLGLTTLAPGEIGPGAGGGPGLPPSLPELRTKTTWIVSSCEVKRDGQLQRMNYGRDLERLGVGSRVGICRGADDTMHILVDGEDMGPAATGIAKNVWAVLDLYGPVRSVSIVSSTRLEEAEGTQPPSPSSDTGSEGEEDDEGEERGLGEQNQVGIMPTVLEFLENHGKNILLSNGNRTATRVSSYNQGIVVLSQPLVPQLLVQVRIDFLNRQWTSSLVLGVITCPPERLNFPASACALKRSAWLLRGRGVFHNGLKICEKFGPNLDACPEGTVLGLRLDCSGGLHLHVNGVDQGVAVPDVPQPCHALVDLYGQCEQVTIVTPEPGAASGKGAGTQGDMEKADMVDGIKESVCWGPPPAASPLKSCEYHALCSRFQELLLLPEDYFMPPPKRSLCYCESCRKLRGDEAHRRRGEPPREYALPFGWCRFNLRVNPRLEAGTLTKKWHMAYHGSNVAAIRRVLDRGELGAGTASILSCRPLKGETRVGFEEPGENCAPPREEQPPPVLLSPSLQYAGAEALASKVQFRDPKSQRTHQAQVAFQVCVRPGSYTPGPPSAALREPPDQHFSPAELEWVTKEKGATLLYALLVRVE